A window of the Cloacibacillus sp. An23 genome harbors these coding sequences:
- the pheT gene encoding phenylalanine--tRNA ligase subunit beta, which produces MKLSLNWIKRYVDLPEDLTMEKLAYDLTMCTVEVEDAVNLGESLSGLVVGKILTVEKHPDADKLRVCTVDVGDPEPSLIVCGGVNLAPEQLVAVAKPGAWVRWHGEGDPVEIKPAKLRGVMSYGMICASGEIGLAELFPTTQPAEIMDITSFGAAPGTPLADALGLNDVILEIDNKSMTNRPDLWGHYGMARELAAIYKRPLKPIEPAVLPEMSEELKVVIEDGERCTRYTGFIIKGIKNVPSPFELQSMLWRVGQRPINLPVDITNYIMFATGQPCHGFDRKHITGGIHVRRAYEGEQLVLLDGEALTLTTEDLVIADEKSPVGLAGVMGGKLDSILEDTTELILEIANFSPLGIRRTSQRFELRTDASSRYEKGLDPQRIDDAASVALAAFREYFPESVVTAHTDVYPRPLECAVVDVDLGFLRKRLGRDLSAADVTAILDTLGFTTEELDGVLRVTAPSWRSTGDISLPDDILEEVARLIGYENFPFVAPTVTLDHAINQRGPQLERAIREYLAFRCNMQEIFTYPWIEDSYIEASGADTSAMLELSTPPAPEERRLRSTLVPGLLKAVVTNLRYFSDFRIFEMTQVFFDRNYHSVNSEDELLPEMARHLGAAFVGSDARALFREAKGALEYMHRAVQMEPLGFVQSEKPSWADEKLWVNVTRGGEVIGSLGLVSPKCAKAAGVKRSLVTIFELDVEKLVPLASRQNEFVHLPEYPLSDFDLSIIFDDEVAWSDIEAIARKADLVRDVRFIDEYRGKQVGDGKKSVSFRVWVGSDKGTLTSEQIDNVARQVTKKINKKFGGDVRGAQ; this is translated from the coding sequence ATGAAGCTTTCTTTGAATTGGATAAAACGCTACGTCGACCTCCCCGAGGATCTGACGATGGAAAAGCTCGCCTACGACCTCACGATGTGCACCGTCGAGGTCGAGGACGCCGTGAATCTGGGCGAGAGCCTTTCCGGCCTCGTCGTCGGCAAAATACTGACCGTCGAAAAACACCCCGACGCCGACAAGCTGCGCGTCTGCACCGTGGACGTCGGCGATCCCGAGCCGTCGCTCATCGTCTGCGGCGGAGTGAACCTCGCGCCTGAACAGCTCGTCGCGGTCGCGAAGCCCGGCGCGTGGGTGCGCTGGCACGGCGAGGGCGACCCAGTCGAGATAAAGCCAGCTAAGCTGCGCGGCGTCATGAGCTACGGAATGATCTGTGCCTCGGGCGAGATCGGCCTCGCGGAGCTATTCCCGACTACGCAGCCGGCGGAGATAATGGACATCACCTCCTTCGGCGCGGCCCCCGGCACGCCGCTCGCCGACGCGCTCGGCCTGAACGACGTTATTCTCGAAATAGACAACAAGTCGATGACCAACCGCCCCGACCTCTGGGGCCACTACGGAATGGCGCGCGAGCTCGCGGCGATATACAAGCGCCCGCTGAAGCCCATAGAGCCCGCCGTCCTGCCCGAGATGAGCGAAGAGCTGAAGGTCGTCATTGAGGACGGCGAGCGCTGCACTCGCTACACAGGTTTCATCATCAAGGGGATAAAGAACGTCCCCTCGCCCTTCGAACTTCAGAGCATGCTCTGGCGCGTAGGGCAGAGGCCGATAAACCTTCCGGTAGACATCACAAACTATATAATGTTCGCGACCGGCCAGCCGTGCCACGGCTTCGACCGCAAGCACATCACGGGCGGCATCCACGTCCGCCGCGCCTACGAGGGCGAACAGCTCGTGCTGCTAGACGGCGAGGCGCTGACGCTCACGACGGAGGATCTAGTGATAGCCGACGAGAAGTCGCCGGTCGGCCTCGCCGGAGTCATGGGCGGCAAGCTTGACTCTATACTCGAGGACACGACCGAGCTTATCCTCGAAATAGCGAACTTCAGCCCGCTCGGCATACGCCGCACCTCGCAGCGCTTCGAGCTGCGCACCGACGCCTCGTCGCGCTACGAGAAGGGGCTCGACCCGCAGCGCATAGACGACGCGGCCTCCGTGGCGCTGGCCGCCTTCCGCGAATATTTCCCCGAGTCCGTAGTCACCGCGCACACCGACGTGTATCCGCGCCCGCTCGAATGCGCCGTCGTCGACGTAGACCTCGGTTTCCTGCGCAAGCGCCTCGGACGCGATCTTTCCGCCGCCGACGTCACCGCCATACTCGACACGCTCGGCTTCACGACTGAAGAGCTTGACGGCGTCCTTCGCGTCACGGCTCCGTCGTGGCGCTCGACCGGCGACATATCGCTGCCGGACGACATACTCGAGGAAGTTGCGCGCCTCATAGGCTACGAGAACTTCCCGTTCGTCGCGCCCACCGTCACGCTCGACCACGCGATAAACCAGCGCGGGCCGCAGCTCGAGCGCGCGATACGCGAATATCTCGCCTTCCGCTGCAACATGCAGGAGATATTCACCTACCCGTGGATAGAGGATTCCTACATAGAGGCGAGCGGAGCCGATACCTCGGCGATGCTCGAGCTTTCGACGCCGCCCGCGCCGGAGGAACGCCGTCTGCGCTCGACGCTCGTGCCTGGGCTTCTCAAGGCCGTCGTGACGAACCTTCGCTACTTCTCAGACTTCCGCATATTCGAGATGACGCAGGTGTTCTTCGACAGGAATTACCACAGCGTCAACTCCGAGGACGAGCTGCTGCCGGAGATGGCGCGCCATCTCGGCGCGGCCTTCGTCGGAAGCGACGCGCGCGCGCTGTTCCGCGAGGCGAAGGGCGCGCTCGAGTACATGCACCGCGCCGTGCAGATGGAGCCGCTGGGCTTCGTCCAGAGCGAAAAGCCGTCGTGGGCCGACGAAAAGCTCTGGGTCAACGTCACGCGCGGCGGCGAGGTGATAGGCTCGCTCGGTCTCGTCTCGCCGAAGTGCGCGAAGGCCGCGGGCGTCAAGCGCAGCCTCGTGACAATATTCGAGCTGGACGTGGAGAAGCTCGTGCCGCTCGCCTCGCGCCAGAACGAGTTCGTCCATCTGCCCGAGTACCCGCTCTCCGACTTCGACCTCTCGATAATCTTCGACGACGAGGTCGCGTGGAGCGACATCGAGGCGATAGCGCGCAAGGCAGACCTTGTGCGCGACGTGCGCTTCATAGACGAATACCGCGGCAAGCAGGTCGGCGATGGCAAGAAGTCCGTCTCGTTCAGAGTCTGGGTCGGCTCGGACAAGGGCACGCTCACCTCTGAGCAGATAGACAATGTAGCCAGACAAGTGACCAAAAAGATAAACAAAAAATTCGGCGGAGACGTGCGCGGAGCGCAATAG
- a CDS encoding phenylalanine--tRNA ligase subunit alpha, with protein sequence MQENDGSKAPQCGDGGLLERLERIKASGLERIAESTQPEQLQLVRANLLGRKGELTDILKSVGQAAPEMRKALGQAANEVKQILSDAVEKRGAELLDSLSAFEGEADITVPGVMPFSGGLHPITQMCYDLNDAFRSLGFEIFSEPEITSEKYAFDNLNFAPEHPARESMDTYWLKGHDEERGAKRLCLRPHLTGASVRYLMEHGAPARFVYPGRVYRNETTDARHERAFFQYEALIVDKDFSFASGRVLIKTILEKVFGHDVDVRMRVGFFPFVEPGFEIDMKCQVCGGAGCKVCKHVGWIEVMPGGTPHPNVLRAAGLDPAVWSGFYINIGLDRLVMMRYGVDDVRLFHSADLRFLQQFK encoded by the coding sequence ATGCAGGAAAACGACGGTTCGAAGGCGCCGCAGTGCGGTGACGGCGGCCTTCTCGAAAGGCTGGAAAGGATAAAGGCGTCCGGGCTGGAAAGGATAGCGGAGAGCACGCAGCCCGAGCAGCTTCAGCTCGTGCGGGCGAATCTTCTCGGACGCAAGGGCGAGCTGACGGACATTCTGAAAAGCGTCGGACAGGCCGCGCCGGAGATGCGCAAGGCTCTCGGGCAGGCGGCGAACGAAGTGAAGCAGATTCTCTCGGACGCCGTGGAAAAGCGCGGCGCGGAGCTTCTCGACTCTCTCTCGGCGTTCGAGGGCGAGGCTGACATCACGGTGCCGGGCGTCATGCCGTTCAGCGGCGGGCTCCACCCGATCACGCAGATGTGCTACGACCTCAACGACGCCTTCCGCTCGCTCGGCTTTGAGATTTTCTCCGAGCCCGAGATCACGAGCGAGAAGTACGCTTTCGACAATCTCAACTTCGCGCCCGAGCACCCGGCGCGCGAGAGCATGGACACATACTGGCTCAAGGGGCACGACGAGGAGCGCGGAGCGAAGCGCCTCTGCCTGCGCCCGCATCTTACGGGAGCTTCCGTGCGCTACTTGATGGAGCACGGCGCGCCGGCGCGTTTCGTATACCCGGGGCGCGTTTACCGCAACGAGACGACCGACGCGCGCCACGAGAGAGCCTTCTTCCAGTACGAGGCGCTCATCGTGGACAAGGACTTCTCCTTCGCTTCGGGGCGCGTGCTCATCAAGACGATACTCGAAAAGGTTTTCGGACACGACGTAGACGTGCGTATGCGCGTAGGCTTCTTCCCGTTCGTCGAGCCGGGCTTCGAGATAGACATGAAGTGCCAGGTCTGCGGCGGCGCGGGCTGCAAGGTCTGCAAGCACGTCGGCTGGATAGAGGTCATGCCGGGCGGCACGCCGCACCCGAACGTGCTGCGCGCGGCGGGGCTCGACCCGGCGGTGTGGTCGGGCTTCTACATCAACATCGGACTCGACCGCCTCGTAATGATGCGCTACGGCGTGGACGACGTGCGCCTCTTCCACAGCGCCGACCTCCGCTTCCTTCAGCAGTTCAAGTAG
- a CDS encoding TrkA family potassium uptake protein — protein sequence MNEKEEKSYLIVGLGRFGTALCEKLASLGQNVIGVDDAAAPVAEIADKISVAAQMDVTDEASLIKIGAKEVDVAVVTIGEAVEPSVLCTSLLVELGVPTVIARASNRLHARVLERVGAHKVISPEYDMGARIGEALVYPWYSSFTRIGGSDFVIGKIPPLPEMIGRSMAELKFSQKYKVIVILMEYDGKQHIPDPMRPIEEGDMLWVQGTVDGIDALIGRDS from the coding sequence ATGAACGAAAAAGAAGAAAAGAGCTATCTGATAGTCGGGCTCGGACGCTTCGGCACCGCGCTCTGCGAAAAGCTCGCCTCTCTGGGGCAGAACGTCATCGGCGTAGACGATGCGGCCGCGCCCGTCGCCGAGATTGCAGACAAAATTTCCGTCGCGGCGCAGATGGACGTCACCGACGAAGCCTCTCTGATAAAGATAGGGGCGAAGGAGGTCGACGTCGCCGTCGTGACGATAGGCGAGGCCGTGGAGCCGAGCGTGCTCTGCACTTCGCTGCTCGTCGAGTTGGGAGTGCCGACGGTCATAGCCCGCGCATCGAACAGGCTGCACGCGCGCGTGCTCGAACGCGTCGGAGCGCACAAGGTCATATCGCCGGAGTACGACATGGGCGCGCGCATCGGCGAAGCTCTCGTCTACCCGTGGTACTCGTCGTTCACTCGCATCGGGGGCAGCGACTTCGTGATAGGCAAGATCCCACCGCTGCCTGAGATGATCGGGCGCAGCATGGCGGAGCTGAAATTCTCACAAAAATACAAAGTTATTGTTATACTTATGGAATATGACGGAAAGCAGCATATCCCCGACCCGATGCGCCCCATCGAGGAAGGCGACATGCTGTGGGTACAAGGTACGGTGGACGGCATCGACGCGCTGATTGGGCGTGATTCGTAG
- a CDS encoding potassium transporter TrkG gives MAGAFLLWLSNNFIHGLPLSPVDALFMATSAVCVTGLSVLDLSKDTGIVSQLVLLALIQIGGLGIMTGMMLLSIVVGRRVGIKGRIFFLGGLGVDGLQGAVKLFFTVIKYTFAVEGIGALVLLAGFLLDGQGAARSLYLAVFHSVSSFCNAGFSPCPGGLQGYRMSIIVPGAAMLLIILGGIGFPVAADFAACWKERGRRLTVYSKLVVIMTLGLVFGGAALLLLSDWNVALRGLPAWAKVWNALFASVTTRTAGYDTVAPGTFSGLGQALMIVLMLIGASPASTGGGVKTTTFGVLAVSVWSELHGRSESTFLNRSISPATERRSLSVVAVYLMTMLAGTVLLTFTENMPCSALIFETASALATTGLSVGITPDLSTPGKLIVTTLMFWGRVGLYTFISTLVAVDGGSEIRYPETHVPIG, from the coding sequence TTGGCGGGGGCCTTTCTCTTATGGCTCTCCAACAACTTTATCCACGGGCTGCCGCTCTCGCCGGTAGACGCTCTTTTCATGGCGACTTCGGCCGTATGCGTGACGGGGCTGAGCGTCCTTGATCTTTCAAAGGATACCGGGATAGTATCGCAGCTAGTGCTTCTCGCGCTGATTCAGATAGGCGGCCTCGGCATAATGACGGGCATGATGCTTCTGTCCATCGTCGTCGGGCGGCGCGTCGGGATAAAGGGTCGCATATTTTTCCTCGGCGGCCTCGGAGTTGACGGCCTCCAGGGCGCGGTGAAGCTTTTCTTCACCGTAATAAAGTACACCTTCGCGGTCGAAGGGATAGGCGCGCTCGTGCTTCTCGCGGGCTTTCTGCTCGACGGGCAGGGCGCGGCGCGTTCGCTCTATCTCGCGGTGTTCCACTCTGTCAGCTCGTTCTGCAACGCGGGCTTCTCTCCATGTCCGGGCGGGCTGCAAGGCTACCGCATGTCGATCATCGTGCCTGGGGCCGCGATGCTGCTGATAATCCTCGGAGGCATCGGCTTCCCCGTCGCGGCGGACTTCGCCGCATGCTGGAAGGAGCGCGGGCGCAGGCTCACGGTCTACTCTAAGCTCGTCGTCATCATGACTCTCGGGCTCGTCTTCGGCGGAGCCGCGCTTCTGCTGCTCTCCGACTGGAACGTCGCGCTGCGCGGGCTGCCGGCGTGGGCCAAGGTCTGGAACGCGCTGTTCGCGAGCGTGACGACGAGGACGGCGGGCTACGACACCGTCGCGCCTGGGACCTTCTCCGGGCTCGGTCAGGCGCTTATGATCGTGCTGATGCTGATAGGAGCGTCGCCGGCTTCGACCGGCGGCGGCGTCAAGACGACGACCTTCGGCGTGCTCGCCGTCTCCGTATGGAGCGAGCTGCACGGACGGTCTGAATCCACCTTCCTCAACAGGAGCATTTCGCCCGCGACGGAGCGCCGCTCGCTCTCTGTCGTCGCGGTCTACCTCATGACGATGCTCGCGGGGACGGTGCTTCTCACCTTTACGGAGAACATGCCGTGCTCGGCTCTGATTTTCGAGACGGCTTCGGCTCTCGCGACGACGGGGCTCAGCGTCGGCATCACGCCCGACCTCTCAACGCCGGGCAAGCTCATAGTCACGACTCTCATGTTCTGGGGGCGCGTAGGCCTCTACACATTCATTTCGACGCTCGTAGCCGTGGACGGCGGCTCGGAGATACGCTATCCCGAGACCCACGTCCCGATTGGATGA
- the rplT gene encoding 50S ribosomal protein L20, which produces MRVKGSSASRNKHKKLFSITKGFWGRKKNVYRRAREAYLHALTSAFAGRKNRKRDFRKMWIIRINAAARANGIAYSALINGLKKANITINRKMLADLAVNDAPAFTQLVEKARAAL; this is translated from the coding sequence ATGCGAGTAAAGGGTTCAAGCGCCAGCCGCAATAAGCATAAGAAGCTGTTCAGCATCACAAAGGGATTCTGGGGACGCAAGAAGAACGTCTACCGCCGCGCGCGCGAGGCTTACCTGCACGCGCTGACGAGCGCCTTCGCGGGCCGCAAGAACAGAAAGCGCGACTTCCGCAAGATGTGGATCATCCGTATCAACGCGGCGGCGCGCGCCAACGGAATCGCCTACAGCGCGCTCATCAACGGCCTCAAGAAGGCGAACATCACGATCAACCGCAAGATGCTCGCCGACCTCGCGGTGAACGACGCTCCGGCTTTCACCCAGCTCGTGGAGAAGGCTCGGGCCGCTCTGTAG
- the rpmI gene encoding 50S ribosomal protein L35, with protein MPKLKTHSATKKRFKVTGTGKISYKKSGRGHLLSTKNSKRLRTLRKKGILLPGIEAHVRKMLPYA; from the coding sequence ATGCCTAAACTGAAGACACATTCCGCTACGAAGAAACGTTTTAAGGTAACGGGCACCGGCAAGATAAGCTATAAGAAAAGCGGACGCGGACACCTTCTTTCGACGAAGAATTCGAAGCGCCTCCGCACGCTGAGGAAGAAGGGCATTCTCCTGCCGGGCATCGAGGCCCACGTCAGGAAGATGCTCCCCTACGCCTAG
- the infC gene encoding translation initiation factor IF-3: MVRNFNGRCNAIANTKDDEPRVNSEIRSPEVLLIDEMNAKRGVVSIQEALKLAEAAELDLVEVAPQAKPPVCRIMNYGKYRFQQQKRDKDARKKQKNQVVKEIKMRPKIDLHDYEFKVKAIKAFLQDGHRVKVSIFFRGREMAFLDRGRDVLNKVLEAVSDYGKIEMEPRMEGAYMRIMIAPAADAQTKKQAQKKLQKPAGDQSDAPAQPAQAKPQKVKKNVLPDADQI, translated from the coding sequence ATTGTAAGGAATTTTAACGGGAGGTGTAATGCCATAGCAAACACGAAAGACGACGAACCGCGCGTAAATTCGGAGATCCGGTCTCCCGAGGTGCTTCTCATCGACGAGATGAACGCGAAGCGCGGAGTAGTCAGCATCCAGGAAGCTCTGAAATTGGCCGAGGCCGCCGAGCTCGACCTCGTCGAGGTCGCGCCGCAGGCGAAGCCGCCGGTATGCCGCATTATGAATTACGGCAAGTACCGTTTCCAGCAGCAGAAGCGCGACAAGGACGCCCGCAAGAAGCAGAAGAACCAGGTCGTCAAGGAAATCAAGATGCGTCCGAAGATAGACCTGCACGACTACGAGTTCAAGGTGAAGGCGATCAAGGCCTTCCTGCAGGACGGGCACAGAGTCAAGGTCTCGATTTTCTTCCGCGGGCGTGAGATGGCCTTCCTCGACAGGGGGCGCGACGTGCTGAACAAGGTGCTTGAGGCCGTCTCCGACTACGGCAAGATCGAGATGGAGCCGCGCATGGAAGGCGCTTATATGCGCATCATGATAGCTCCGGCCGCGGACGCGCAGACGAAGAAGCAGGCGCAGAAGAAGCTGCAGAAGCCGGCGGGCGATCAGTCCGATGCTCCGGCGCAGCCCGCGCAGGCGAAGCCGCAGAAGGTCAAGAAGAACGTCCTGCCCGATGCAGACCAGATATAA